The following proteins come from a genomic window of Maylandia zebra isolate NMK-2024a linkage group LG22, Mzebra_GT3a, whole genome shotgun sequence:
- the LOC101474746 gene encoding inactive phospholipase C-like protein 2, giving the protein MAEFGENMSAVGPPVAGCKAASGGTGTSLETHRGEPVSNGSCSVPNAGKKVQNDSSCESPKWESTGPDSAAKPIPRRSSLIKDGSRAGREKKKTVSFSSSLSEKKISSASDCIHSMVEGSELKKIRPNSRVYQRYYLLDAGLQALCWEPSKKESDKARISLSSIREVRTGRNTETFRTSGVYDQISEDCAFSIIYGDIYESLDLVANSAEVANIWVIGLRYLMQYGKHTLDMLASSQNSLRLGWLEQLFSSAANQDTRGDATEGIHLELAIKLIQGVNPGVNSGKVEHRFKELQRLRERMCELTIDNGSGLEDYSENKKLTARNERVTKQEFVEVFHDFCTRPEIYFLLVQFSSNKEFLDTKDLMRFIEAEQGMAQVSEETSLKLIQAHEPSEKGREQGYLSLDGFTSYLTSAECHLFDQEHSIICQDMTQPLSHYYINSSHNTYLIEDQFRGPSDISGYIRALKMGCRCVELDVWDGADEEPLVCTGHSLSPPLLLHCVLEAIRRFAFAASEYPLILCVENHCSLRQQKVMWQHLMRILGEKLYTDPPDEEASYLPSPHALRHRILLKGKKLVPSSDGEDGEVSEEDEGAEMCQKIKAVNSGGAAPGGSEKDTVQKIVVTSSPSSVPPKRFQLLKELSDLVNLCQSVTFIDFPTSSKSQKPWEVCSFHESLAVRLASENPGDFVNHNKHFLSRVYPNPMRIDSSNMNPQDLWKCGCQIVSMNFQTAGLMMDLNTAWFRQNGNCGYVLRPAIMRQEVSYFSADTRDTVPGVSPQLLHVKVISGQNLPKPKGSGAKGDVVDPYVYVEIHGIPADCTERRTRTVSQNGDNPIFDESFEFQINLPELAMVRFVVLDDDFIGDEFIGQYTIPLECLQPGYRHVPLQSLTGEELPHAKLFVHVALTNRRGGGKPHKRGLSVRKARKGRDYTALRDLGIRAVDEVFKMAAPLLREATDLRGNMQNSVAVFRELCGVSAVANLMQCILALSSRVSEPEGMPLLLFDLRDQYPTLEPQGSLPDVLRRVVSTYEMMVQASRAVMELSDGIHDKILHIQTTAMEFHEKLQSLGTKEGLKGSKVSRAVERFSWNITILKGQADLLKHAKAEVLENMKQVRDAALAGNLTKERAGLRRASSQTRRGHNEKLAMSTRGQSA; this is encoded by the exons ATGGCAGAATTTGGAGAAAACATGAGCGCCGTCGGTCCACCGGTTGCTGGCTGTAAAGCTGCGTCAGGGGGAACCGGAACGAGCCTGGAGACGCACCGAGGAGAGCCTGTGTCGAACGGCAGCTGCAGCGTGCCAAACGCCGGCAAGAAGGTCCAGAACGATTCCAGCTGCGAGTCTCCGAAGTGGGAGAGCACGGGTCCAGACTCAGCTGCTAAACCAATCCCTCGACGCAGCAGTCTGATCAAG GATGGATCACGTGCTGGTcgggagaagaagaagacggtGTCCTTCAGCAGCAGTCTGTCAGAGAAAAAGATCAGCAGTGCTTCTGATTGCATCCACTCGATG GTTGAGGGGAGCGAGCTGAAGAAAATCCGACCCAACTCCCGTGTTTATCAGCGATACTATCTCCTTGATGCCGGCCTCCAGGCTCTATGCTGGGAGCCATCCAAGAAGGAGTCAGACAAAGCTCGGATCTCTCTCTCCTCTATACGTGAG GTACGGACAGGTCGTAACACGGAGACCTTCCGCACCAGTGGAGTTTATGACCAGATTTCAGAGGACTGTGCATTCTCCATCATCTATGGAGACATTTATGAAAGCTTGGACCTGGTTGCCAACTCTGCAGAGGTGGCTAACATTTGGGTTATTGGTCTGAG GTATCTGATGCAGTATGGGAAACATACCCTCGACATGCTTGCTAGCAGTCAGAACAGTCTTCGTcttggctggctggagcagttGTTCTCCTCTGCTGCTAACCAGGACACACGGGGAGACGCGACAGAAGGGATTCATTTGGAATTGGCTATAAAGCTAATACAAGGCGTGAACCCCGGGGTGAACAGTGGCAAAGTGGAGCACAGGTTTAAGGAGCTTCAAAGACTCAGAGAGAGGATGTGCGAGCTTACGATAGATAACGGATCTGGACTTGAAGACTACAGCGAAAACAAAAAGCTAACGGCAAGAAATGAGCGGGTCACCAAGCAGGAGTTCGTTGAGGTCTTCCACGACTTTTGCACACGTCCTGAGATCTATTTTCTCCTAGTGCAGTTCTCCAGTAACAAAGAGTTCCTGGACACCAAAGACCTGATGAGGTTCATTGAGGCTGAGCAGGGCATGGCTCAA GTGAGTGAGGAAACCAGCCTGAAACTCATCCAGGCTCATGAGCCATCGGAGAAGGGGCGGGAGCAGGGATACCTGTCATTGGACGGCTTCACCAGCTACCTCACTTCGGCGGAGTGCCACCTCTTTGACCAAGAGCATAGCATCATATGCCAGGACATGACTCAGCCTTTGTCTCACTATTATATCAACTCGTCCCACAACACCTACCTCATCGAAGACCAGTTTCGAGGCCCCTCGGATATCTCCGGCTACATTCGTGCCCTCAAAATGGGCTGCCGGTGCGTGGAGTTAGATGTTTGGGATGGTGCAGATGAGGAGCCGCTAGTGTGTACTGGCCACAGCCTCTCCCCGCCGCTGTTGCTGCACTGTGTGTTAGAAGCAATCAGAAGGTTTGCCTTCGCAGCATCGGAGTACCCGTTAATTCTGTGTGTTGAAAACCACTGTTCGCTTCGACAGCAGAAAGTGATGTGGCAGCATCTCATGAGGATTTTAGGGGAGAAGCTGTACACAGATCCTCCAGATGAAGAGGCTTCATACCTTCCATCCCCGCATGCCCTAAGACATCGAATACTATTAAAGGGTAAAAAGCTAGTGCCGAGTTCTGATGGGGAAGATGGCGAGGTAAGTGAGGAGGATGAAGGAGCAGAGATGTGCCAGAAGATAAAGGCAGTTAATAGTGGAGGGGCAGCGCCTGGAGGAAGTGAGAAGGACACTGTGCAGAAAATCGTTGTCACGTCTAGTCCTTCGAGCGTTCCCCCCAAACGTTTCCAACTGTTGAAGGAGCTCTCGGACTTAGTAAATCTTTGCCAGTCTGTCACCTTTATTGACTTTCCAACCTCGTCCAAAAGCCAAAAACCTTGGGAGGTGTGCTCTTTTCACGAGTCTTTAGCAGTGCGTCTTGCTAGCGAGAACCCCGGGGACTTTGTCAACCACAACAAGCACTTCTTGTCACGGGTGTACCCCAACCCTATGCGTATTGACTCGAGCAACATGAACCCCCAGGACCTGTGGAAGTGCGGTTGCCAGATAGTGTCAATGAATTTTCAGACAGCAGGACTGATGATGGACCTAAACACAGCCTGGTTCCGGCAGAATGGGAACTGCGGTTACGTTCTGCGTCCGGCCATCATGCGGCAGGAGGTGTCTTACTTCAGCGCTGACACCAGAGACACGGTGCCTGGTGTGTCTCCGCAGCTGCTCCACGTGAAG GTCATTAGCGGCCAGAATCTGCCAAAACCCAAAGGTTCTGGGGCTAAAGGGGACGTGGTGGACCCATATGTATATGTGGAGATCCATGGCATCCCAGCCGACTGCACAGAGCGCCGCACTAGGACTGTGAGCCAGAATGGAGACAACCCAATCTTCGATGAGAGCTTTGAGTTCCAGATCAACCTGCCTGAGCTTGCTATGGTTCGCtttgtggtgctggatgatgaCTTTATTGGGGATGAATTCATAG GTCAGTATACCATACCTCTGGAGTGCCTCCAGCCTGGTTACCGACATGTACCCCTGCAGTCTCTGACAGGAGAGGAACTCCCACATGCCAAGCTGTTCGTGCACGTGGCCCTTACCAATCGCAGAGGTGGAGGAAAACCTCACAAAAGGGGTCTGTCAGTACGCAAGGCCCGAAAGGGGAGGGACTATACAGCTCTGAGGGACTTGGGAATTCGAGCAGTGGATGAAGTTTTCAAAATGGCTGCTCCTCTGCTGAGAGAAGCCACCGATCTGAGGGGAAACATGCAG aACTCAGTAGCAGTGTTCAGGGAGCTGTGTGGGGTGTCGGCTGTGGCTAACCTCATGCAGTGCATACTGGCTCTGAGCTCTAGAGTTTCAGAACCAGAGGGGATGCCTTTACTACTGTTTGACCTGCGGGACCAGTACCCCACCCTGGAGCCCCAGGGGTCTTTGCCTGATGTCCTCCGCCGGGTTGTCTCTACTTATGAGATG ATGGTCCAGGCGAGCAGAGCAGTGATGGAGCTCTCAGATGGAATCCACGACAAGATCCTGCATATACAGACAACAG